TGGGTCGGGTTTTACGGGGGTGGCGCAGATCGGTATGACCCGGTAGCCGGCCGGTTTATCCACCATATGCCCGATTCCGCTGCGTCGGGCAGTGGCATCGTGCACAACGGCATTTTCAGCATCTACGAGGCGCCTTCGGAGCCGGACGCGCTCTGGTTTAGCACCATCGGAGGCCTATCGCGTCTCGATCGCCAAAGCGGTCGATTTGAAAACATCGATCTCCCCGAAGTGCAGTGGGCCACGGATGTACTGGAGGATTCAAAGCAGCGCCTGTGGGTCGCGACGCAGGAGCACGGATTGCAGCTCATTGATCGACAGACGATGCGGCCGATCGCTTATAAACGCGCAAATACGCTGCCCGGGCGAGGCGTGTACGAAATCACAGAGGACGATTTTGGGTTTCTCTGGCTGGCTACCGGAGAGGGCCTGACGCGCTTCGATCCGGAGGAGGGCGTTTTCTGGCATTTTACGCGTCGCGATGGATTGCCGGCGGTATACTCCTCGTTCACAGAACGCTCGGGCTTCAACCATTCATCGGGCCGGCTCTTTTTTTACAGCGAAGGCTCCTGGTATAGCTTCGACCCCGGGGAGTTTACCTCTCCCCCGACGCTGTTGCCTCCCGTTTTGACGGGAATCGAGGTGGATGGAGTCGAAGCCATGGTCGCGAATGGAAACGGGCAGGATACGTCGATTACCCTCGCGCGTACCTTGACGCTCAGGGCAGCGGAGAACGATATCAGCCTGTATTTCGCTGCCCTTGGATCTTCCGCCCCCGATCTCGTTCGGTATCAATATCGGCTGGAAGGGTACGATGACACGTGGGTGGACGCGGGTCGCGAAAATCGAGCGCGGTACACGCGGTTGCCGCCGGATCGTTATGTGTTTGAAGTTCGGGCGGCTAGCGAGGACGGGGTTTGGAGCGAATCACGGTCGCTCATGATAGATAAACGACCATCCTGGTGGCGGCACCCGATCGCCTACTGGCTTTA
This region of Rhodothermales bacterium genomic DNA includes:
- a CDS encoding triple tyrosine motif-containing protein — encoded protein: MASTSGLSRIIPPAYPFTVYEELPDTGRLFTHANEAIVEDLDGAILIGRPSGFIRIPPGPDALPELIEDPFLARVGVFDVFWVDPDSSLWIGSNAGLFRYDRALGHLTHFEHRPADEAGISFGMIRSIYRDRAGDLWVGFYGGGADRYDPVAGRFIHHMPDSAASGSGIVHNGIFSIYEAPSEPDALWFSTIGGLSRLDRQSGRFENIDLPEVQWATDVLEDSKQRLWVATQEHGLQLIDRQTMRPIAYKRANTLPGRGVYEITEDDFGFLWLATGEGLTRFDPEEGVFWHFTRRDGLPAVYSSFTERSGFNHSSGRLFFYSEGSWYSFDPGEFTSPPTLLPPVLTGIEVDGVEAMVANGNGQDTSITLARTLTLRAAENDISLYFAALGSSAPDLVRYQYRLEGYDDTWVDAGRENRARYTRLPPDRYVFEVRAASEDGVWSESRSLMIDKRPSWWRHPIAYWLYILLVAGLVLGIDRFQRARLIAREREAARFRETELIAQAADEHARLVEDLDRTKSRFFVNLSHEFRTPLTLLLGPIRDALAGAYGEINPRLLHQLGPMHRA